ATCCCGGTGTCAGTGCGGCGGGGTAGAAGAACAGCACCACCGGGCCCTCGGCCAGCAGCTCGGTGAGCCGCCGGGTGGTGCCGGTCTCGTCCGGCAGGGCGAAGTCCTCGACCTGGTGGCCGACCTCGACGCGTTCGCTCATGACCGTCCCTCCCCGCCGCGGGCGACACCGCGCGCCCACAGCACCAGGGGCACCTGGAGGGGCAGCCGGGCCAGGGCCGCGTTGCGCTGCGGGGCGGGCCGGTGCCGCCAGTCGACGGCCATCTTCACGTTGGCCGGGAAGACGCCGACGAAGAAGGCCGCGGCGGCCTTCGCGGCCACGGGCCGCGTCCTGCGGGCGGCGATGCCGGCCGCCAGCGCCAGTTCCACGGCACCGCTGCCGTACGTCCACGCGCGCGGCGAGCCCGGCAGGGCCTCGGGGATCGTGTGGTCGAACTGGCGGGGAGCGGCGAAGTGGGCGACGCCCGCGGCGGCCAGCAGGCCGGCGAGCAGCAGGGGTGAGCGTTCGGACCGGGGCACGGTTCCTCCTCTGGTGACCTGCCGCCGGATATTACTCGACGGTAAGCCGCCAGGGGCACGTGCCGGGCCGTTCACGGAGACGGCCGGGCTCGGGCACGCCCGGCCATGGAGGGCCAGGTGGGCCGGGTGATGCGTGCCCGGGGACGTCCCCGGTGTCCCGCGGGACGCGGGGACGGCATCCGGGCGGGCCGGCGCGGCAACGCTGGCTGTCGTGATCACCGTTCGTGGTCACGAGAACGACAGCCGGAGGTTTCCATGATCCGACGGACTCTCAAGAGCGGCCTGCTGGCCACGGTGGCGGTGCTCGCGTTCCTGCCCACGGCCGGGGCGGCGCCGGCGAGCGCCGCGACGGCCCCGCGCCCCGCACCCACCACCGCCGCCCAGTACCCCGGGCACCACGTGAAGCAGCGCGCCCGCCTGGCGCACCGCCGCACCTTCCCCGTCCTCGGCCGGGTCGCCACCCGCCGTGCCCGGCTGAACGTCCGCTCCGGACCGGGCACGGTGTACCGGATCGTCGGGCACCGGCACAAGAACCGGCTGGTGACGGTCGCCTGCGAGACGTACGGCACCGGGGTGCGGGGCAACCACCTGTGGTACCGGCTGCCCCA
Above is a genomic segment from Streptomyces collinus Tu 365 containing:
- a CDS encoding SH3 domain-containing protein, giving the protein MIRRTLKSGLLATVAVLAFLPTAGAAPASAATAPRPAPTTAAQYPGHHVKQRARLAHRRTFPVLGRVATRRARLNVRSGPGTVYRIVGHRHKNRLVTVACETYGTGVRGNHLWYRLPHHGGYVAARYVVTRRAVPWC